One window from the genome of Vicinamibacteria bacterium encodes:
- a CDS encoding ABC transporter permease, protein MLDNLLALPRYRVLIGSLVVRELKARYRGSVLGFLWSFINPLLQLLIYWFVFSYIMPARDAYGMSPYALFLFTGILPWTWFSSSVLESSAVLIASGNLIKKILFPAEVLPIVVVVSNLVHFLLGLPILLVFLIYYGKIQLSLLAFPAVVLIQFVFTLGLCLFVSALAVHFRDVQAIIGNLMMLWFFASPVIYSYLSLSPSVQRFLNYNPMTHVLVGYHQTLFTGSIGHWPWLLFLGPVSVGVFLVGYYFFDRLRETFAEEV, encoded by the coding sequence GTGCTCGATAATCTTCTCGCGCTCCCTCGCTATCGTGTGCTGATCGGAAGCCTCGTGGTACGGGAGCTCAAGGCCCGATACCGGGGGTCCGTTCTCGGATTCCTCTGGTCATTCATCAATCCGCTGCTTCAGCTTCTGATCTACTGGTTCGTCTTCAGTTACATCATGCCCGCCCGTGATGCCTACGGCATGTCGCCCTACGCGCTGTTTCTCTTCACCGGAATTCTGCCCTGGACCTGGTTCAGCTCCTCGGTCCTGGAGTCCTCCGCGGTTCTCATCGCAAGCGGCAACTTGATCAAGAAGATTCTCTTCCCCGCCGAGGTTCTTCCCATCGTCGTCGTGGTCTCGAACCTCGTCCATTTCCTGCTGGGACTTCCCATCCTCCTCGTGTTTCTCATCTACTACGGAAAGATCCAGTTGTCTCTCCTCGCGTTTCCCGCCGTGGTCCTGATCCAGTTCGTCTTCACCCTCGGCTTGTGCCTGTTTGTCTCCGCCCTTGCGGTGCACTTCCGCGACGTGCAAGCCATCATCGGCAACTTGATGATGCTCTGGTTCTTCGCCAGTCCGGTCATCTACTCGTATCTGTCGCTCTCTCCGTCGGTTCAACGCTTCTTGAACTACAATCCGATGACGCACGTCCTCGTCGGCTATCATCAGACCCTTTTCACCGGCTCGATTGGCCACTGGCCGTGGCTTCTATTCCTGGGCCCGGTATCGGTCGGGGTCTTTCTGGTGGGCTACTATTTCTTCGATCGCTTGAGAGAAACTTTCGCGGAAGAGGTATGA
- a CDS encoding PilZ domain-containing protein, whose translation MTGSLTPTLRIPFVRRCSLRTANGATAAMVLDLSLLGVYVMSEQQPEIGEEVTVSFRVPGNSRELELGGLVAWLQGKQTHPVHGLPRGFGLRFVRLDVGDVRLITSTILSYCESNPIYRQYL comes from the coding sequence ATGACGGGAAGTCTCACGCCGACATTACGTATTCCGTTCGTTCGACGTTGTTCTCTGAGAACAGCCAACGGCGCGACGGCGGCGATGGTTCTCGACCTATCCTTGCTCGGCGTCTATGTCATGAGCGAGCAGCAGCCCGAGATCGGTGAGGAAGTCACGGTTTCGTTTCGCGTGCCGGGGAATTCGCGTGAGCTCGAGCTCGGTGGACTCGTAGCGTGGCTGCAGGGAAAGCAAACGCACCCGGTTCATGGACTTCCGCGAGGCTTCGGCCTGCGCTTCGTGAGACTCGACGTCGGGGACGTTCGCCTGATTACCAGCACGATTCTGAGCTACTGCGAATCGAACCCCATCTATCGGCAGTATCTTTAG
- a CDS encoding IPT/TIG domain-containing protein gives MKSATPEVRGVAPLHAVPGGRIAILGSGFDPSRAHEHQVYFGDRRALVCRVSEAQITAVVPEGALPEVHVSISGAPTNPFRVSIASTFANDLQPVANPVFDPSGFLYVTLSGSRGDKVPVSVFRISEDGDVEPFADGIVNATGLAWGPDDHLYVSSRHEGIVYRVGMNHVAEPVADELGIATGLAFDRDGILYVGDRRGTVFRVEPNGEPRSFCHLEPSVAAYHMAFDRDGNLLVSAPSLATTDPIYRISPDGEVSIFASGFGRPQGIALDGDGNLYVADGLIGDSGVYRVAAEGNRVERVIAAPSLVGLAFDNAGGVLLAGASSLFQLELGVTGLLNPG, from the coding sequence GTGAAGTCCGCAACACCTGAGGTTCGTGGGGTAGCGCCACTCCATGCCGTTCCCGGCGGACGCATTGCCATTCTCGGCTCTGGCTTCGATCCGAGCCGGGCTCACGAGCATCAAGTCTATTTCGGAGACCGACGGGCCCTGGTTTGCCGCGTATCGGAGGCGCAGATCACCGCCGTGGTGCCCGAAGGAGCGCTCCCCGAAGTTCACGTGAGCATATCGGGCGCGCCAACGAATCCGTTTCGAGTCTCGATCGCTTCGACCTTTGCCAACGATCTCCAGCCGGTCGCCAATCCGGTGTTCGACCCCTCGGGCTTCCTCTACGTCACATTGAGCGGCAGCCGAGGAGATAAAGTACCCGTGTCCGTGTTTCGCATCAGTGAGGACGGCGATGTCGAGCCTTTCGCCGACGGCATCGTCAACGCAACGGGGCTGGCGTGGGGGCCGGATGACCATCTCTACGTCTCGAGCCGACACGAGGGCATCGTCTACCGCGTGGGGATGAATCACGTAGCCGAGCCGGTGGCCGACGAGCTCGGAATCGCCACCGGCTTGGCGTTCGACCGCGACGGAATTCTCTATGTGGGCGATCGACGGGGAACCGTCTTCCGGGTCGAGCCGAACGGGGAGCCTCGCTCGTTCTGTCATTTGGAGCCCTCGGTCGCGGCCTATCACATGGCGTTCGACCGCGACGGGAACCTCCTCGTTAGCGCACCGAGCCTCGCCACCACGGATCCCATCTACCGGATCTCCCCCGACGGCGAGGTTTCGATCTTCGCTTCCGGGTTCGGACGGCCTCAGGGCATCGCTCTCGACGGCGACGGCAACTTGTACGTCGCCGACGGGCTCATCGGCGACAGTGGAGTGTACCGAGTCGCGGCGGAAGGAAACCGCGTCGAGCGCGTCATCGCCGCGCCCTCGCTAGTGGGTCTCGCCTTCGACAACGCGGGCGGCGTGCTCCTGGCCGGGGCCAGCTCGCTCTTCCAGCTCGAGCTGGGAGTCACGGGCCTACTGAATCCGGGTTAG
- a CDS encoding zf-HC2 domain-containing protein encodes MDCSEAAPLIEKMVDGEANARERFEAEGHIERCEPCRAYKEFLERVATAARAAPSASPPDSYWDAFPRRVMDRIDADPSRRSIVSSGVMRWAALAATVVVAIAISFYVASQGDLGPAPVELEPPPASETIVSDDTVATAVPSEAEATGETELRQKAAAPPPMARDEAASAPETLAHLDRELEEVDRPSPGSPAEPPADANVKAMEMTAAPQPMLVAEADVGRASRARQARDCEPLRDRLRELVGAGLIEGRYQLALCSLERYQADPSSEFREIAIRDVESFLDVETEGTRASALREALTRIQ; translated from the coding sequence ATGGATTGCAGCGAAGCCGCCCCGCTCATCGAGAAAATGGTCGACGGCGAAGCGAACGCAAGGGAGCGGTTCGAGGCCGAGGGCCACATCGAGCGGTGCGAGCCATGTCGAGCCTACAAGGAGTTTCTCGAGCGAGTCGCCACCGCGGCGAGGGCGGCGCCTTCTGCCAGCCCGCCCGACAGCTATTGGGATGCCTTTCCACGGAGGGTGATGGACCGCATCGATGCGGACCCTTCGCGCCGATCGATCGTCTCCTCGGGAGTCATGCGGTGGGCCGCTCTCGCCGCCACAGTGGTCGTGGCCATCGCCATAAGTTTCTACGTCGCATCCCAGGGTGATCTCGGACCAGCTCCGGTCGAGCTCGAGCCGCCACCGGCGTCGGAAACGATTGTCTCCGATGATACCGTCGCTACGGCCGTCCCCAGTGAGGCCGAAGCGACCGGAGAGACCGAGCTCCGCCAGAAGGCCGCTGCGCCGCCTCCCATGGCTCGCGACGAAGCGGCGTCCGCTCCGGAGACTCTCGCCCACCTCGACCGAGAGCTCGAGGAGGTGGATCGTCCGAGTCCGGGCTCGCCAGCCGAGCCCCCGGCCGACGCCAACGTGAAGGCGATGGAGATGACGGCTGCGCCCCAGCCGATGCTCGTTGCCGAAGCGGACGTCGGGCGGGCATCGCGCGCGCGGCAAGCGCGCGATTGCGAACCTTTGCGAGATCGTCTGAGAGAGCTCGTAGGAGCCGGGCTCATTGAAGGGCGCTATCAGCTCGCGCTTTGCTCGCTCGAACGCTACCAGGCCGACCCGAGCAGTGAGTTTCGCGAGATCGCAATCCGTGACGTCGAGTCTTTCCTCGACGTCGAGACCGAAGGCACGCGCGCATCCGCGCTCCGCGAGGCCCTAACCCGGATTCAGTAG
- a CDS encoding sigma-70 family RNA polymerase sigma factor → MEGLAYSQRRHEPLGPENELVVRARAGDRDAFAEIVRSYQTRVYAVAMRMTRRHDVADDIAQDTFVRAYRHLDRFELGRPLGPWLKKIAVNLSINYLNASARREETCDAEAFPDGTFEPEPREPDAFEQLRSQEFAEALERAVASLPVEQQCVFRLKVVEGMRYEEIATALNLSAGTVMSRLSRARARLKVLLKEHL, encoded by the coding sequence TTGGAAGGCCTAGCCTATTCCCAGCGCCGGCACGAGCCGCTCGGGCCGGAAAACGAGCTGGTGGTGCGCGCGCGCGCAGGAGACAGGGATGCGTTTGCCGAGATCGTGCGATCGTACCAGACGCGGGTGTACGCCGTGGCGATGCGAATGACCCGTCGTCACGACGTCGCCGATGACATCGCTCAGGATACCTTCGTGCGTGCCTACCGCCACCTCGATCGCTTCGAGCTCGGTCGCCCCCTCGGGCCATGGCTCAAGAAAATCGCGGTCAACCTCTCCATCAACTATTTGAACGCTTCCGCACGAAGAGAAGAGACCTGCGACGCCGAGGCCTTTCCCGACGGCACCTTCGAGCCCGAGCCCCGCGAGCCGGACGCGTTCGAGCAGCTGCGCTCCCAGGAGTTTGCCGAAGCACTCGAGCGAGCGGTGGCGAGCCTTCCCGTCGAGCAGCAGTGCGTCTTTCGTCTGAAGGTCGTCGAGGGCATGCGCTACGAAGAGATCGCCACCGCCCTCAACCTGTCGGCGGGGACGGTGATGTCTCGCCTGTCACGTGCGCGAGCGAGGTTGAAAGTCTTGCTGAAGGAGCATCTATAG
- a CDS encoding OmpA family protein → MELKEKKTTWLGAALCIGIIGSGCATKKYVGKEVGAVNQKVESLSESVERNQERIGRNEEEIARQGGEIQRVDAKADEAGQLAASAHDEAEKAFQEAERAMKGKLLYEVTLSNDKVSFAFNTSELSPDAQMLVDELAEKVKADNRGLWIEIEGHTDATGDPSYNKALGLKRAEAVRDYLYQAHGLPLHRISVYSFGEEQPVSDNANREGRSRNRRVVIKVLE, encoded by the coding sequence ATGGAGCTAAAGGAAAAGAAGACGACCTGGCTCGGTGCTGCGCTTTGTATCGGCATCATCGGTTCGGGTTGTGCCACGAAGAAGTACGTGGGTAAGGAAGTCGGCGCCGTCAACCAGAAGGTCGAGAGCCTGAGCGAGTCCGTCGAGAGAAACCAAGAGCGTATCGGGCGAAACGAGGAAGAAATCGCGCGACAGGGTGGTGAGATTCAGCGTGTCGACGCCAAGGCTGACGAAGCGGGTCAGCTCGCCGCATCGGCCCACGACGAGGCCGAGAAAGCGTTCCAGGAAGCCGAGCGCGCGATGAAGGGCAAGCTTCTCTATGAAGTGACGCTCTCTAACGACAAAGTCAGCTTTGCGTTCAACACGTCTGAGCTCTCACCCGATGCCCAGATGCTCGTCGACGAGCTTGCCGAGAAGGTGAAGGCCGACAATCGAGGACTCTGGATCGAGATCGAAGGCCATACCGACGCCACCGGCGACCCCAGCTACAACAAGGCCCTGGGCCTGAAGCGTGCCGAAGCGGTACGGGACTATCTGTACCAGGCGCATGGTCTTCCCCTTCACCGGATCTCGGTGTACAGCTTCGGTGAGGAACAGCCGGTCTCCGACAACGCGAATCGCGAGGGTCGCTCGAGGAACCGGCGCGTGGTGATCAAGGTTTTGGAATAG
- a CDS encoding HNH endonuclease — MPRSLLLNATYEPLRVITWQKAIVMLVKGKVEVVACYDRDVRGVSISLRLPSVLRLLRRVGVARRFHRVPFSRQNIYLRDRYRCQYCSRRFTASQLTFDHVIPASRGGRKEWENIVTCCIQCNRRKGGKLPSEAGLMLVRKPRRPAYLPAHVITYGLPDVPASWRDYLAWTE, encoded by the coding sequence GTGCCACGTAGCCTCCTTCTCAACGCCACCTACGAGCCACTGCGGGTCATCACGTGGCAGAAAGCGATCGTGATGCTGGTGAAGGGGAAGGTGGAAGTCGTAGCTTGTTACGACCGCGACGTTCGCGGCGTGTCGATCTCGCTCCGGCTTCCGTCGGTGCTCAGACTGCTGCGCCGAGTTGGAGTGGCACGACGGTTTCATCGAGTTCCCTTCTCGCGCCAGAATATTTACCTGCGCGACCGATATCGATGCCAATACTGTTCTCGGCGTTTTACCGCGTCGCAACTCACCTTCGACCACGTCATCCCCGCCTCCCGAGGTGGGCGCAAGGAGTGGGAGAACATCGTCACCTGTTGCATCCAGTGCAATCGGCGAAAAGGAGGCAAATTGCCGAGCGAGGCGGGCCTCATGCTCGTCCGGAAGCCGAGACGACCTGCCTATCTTCCCGCGCACGTCATCACCTACGGTCTTCCCGACGTGCCCGCAAGCTGGCGAGACTACCTCGCCTGGACCGAGTAG
- a CDS encoding TIGR00725 family protein, translated as MVGDSRPDRKTILIAEEVGSNIALSGAILVCGGLGGVMEAAARGARKAGGFTLGILPGSSREEANRYVDCAVATGLGELRNFLIVRTADAVIGLAGRYGTLSEIAMALTLGKPVIGLGTWEIEGVRSARDPGEAVRMALKKQD; from the coding sequence GTGGTGGGGGATTCGCGGCCCGACCGGAAGACGATCCTCATCGCCGAAGAGGTGGGCAGCAACATTGCTCTGTCGGGAGCGATCCTCGTTTGCGGCGGACTCGGCGGAGTCATGGAAGCGGCGGCTCGCGGGGCTCGGAAGGCGGGGGGCTTCACATTGGGCATCTTGCCGGGGAGCTCCCGGGAGGAGGCGAATCGTTACGTCGATTGCGCGGTCGCCACCGGCCTGGGAGAGCTGCGTAACTTCCTCATCGTTCGAACCGCCGACGCGGTCATTGGACTCGCGGGCCGCTATGGAACGCTATCGGAGATCGCCATGGCGCTGACCCTCGGAAAACCGGTCATCGGGCTGGGCACCTGGGAGATCGAGGGCGTCCGGAGCGCCCGTGACCCCGGCGAAGCCGTTCGAATGGCTTTGAAGAAGCAGGATTGA
- a CDS encoding DUF4388 domain-containing protein: MSLSGSLSTMQLGDLLQWCGSNLKTGTLRLTRGPIEKQLFFRDGRLFSSTSTSPRETLGQFLIRSGQITEEELFTALIEQDQTDKPLGQILIASGTIEERELEELLRVKTEESIYDSFLWKEGNFEFEEGKLPERIPVFVPLELTGVILEGARRSDEWERIHEVFPSRLTTFQVERAARDAAKDLSDEDRRLLQFVEQGKNLAEISLELHSVEFYAASCLLELYEKGLITVSDAPEEIDYAQQLTELREKLKQGVDCFHAGEYDRSREYFLAALAGDPQNKYARLFLQKIRRVEEDFEAFSGVPREAVPRLKVPLASISNMDLDPHAGFVLSRVNGEWDIGSITKICPLHEREVLGIFKRLVDDGLIELEQPS, from the coding sequence ATGAGCCTTTCGGGGAGCCTTTCCACCATGCAGCTCGGAGATCTGCTGCAATGGTGCGGCAGCAACCTCAAGACGGGCACGCTCCGGCTGACGAGAGGTCCGATCGAAAAACAACTCTTCTTCAGAGACGGCCGCCTGTTCTCTTCGACCTCGACGAGTCCCCGTGAGACTCTCGGGCAGTTTCTCATCCGCTCGGGACAGATCACCGAAGAGGAGCTGTTCACCGCGCTCATCGAGCAGGATCAGACGGACAAGCCTCTCGGCCAGATTCTGATCGCCTCGGGCACCATCGAAGAGCGCGAGCTCGAAGAGCTTCTGCGGGTCAAGACGGAGGAGTCCATCTACGATTCATTCCTCTGGAAGGAAGGAAACTTCGAGTTCGAGGAGGGAAAGCTTCCGGAACGCATTCCGGTTTTTGTGCCTCTGGAGCTGACCGGCGTCATTCTCGAAGGGGCTCGCCGCAGTGACGAGTGGGAGCGCATTCACGAGGTCTTTCCATCGCGCCTGACGACGTTTCAGGTCGAGAGGGCAGCCCGGGACGCTGCCAAAGACTTGAGTGACGAAGATCGGCGTTTGCTTCAGTTCGTCGAGCAGGGCAAGAACCTGGCGGAGATTTCCCTCGAGCTCCACTCGGTGGAGTTCTATGCGGCGTCGTGCTTGCTCGAGCTCTATGAGAAGGGGCTCATCACGGTGAGCGATGCGCCCGAGGAGATCGACTACGCTCAGCAACTGACCGAGCTCCGCGAGAAGCTCAAGCAGGGCGTGGATTGTTTCCACGCCGGTGAGTACGACAGGTCGCGCGAGTATTTCTTGGCCGCCCTCGCGGGCGATCCTCAGAACAAGTATGCCCGGCTATTCCTTCAAAAGATTCGACGGGTCGAGGAAGACTTCGAGGCCTTTTCCGGAGTTCCGCGGGAAGCCGTTCCCCGGCTCAAGGTACCTCTCGCCTCGATCAGCAACATGGACCTCGATCCACACGCTGGATTCGTCCTCTCCCGAGTCAACGGCGAATGGGATATCGGCTCGATCACGAAGATATGTCCCCTGCACGAGCGGGAAGTGCTCGGGATCTTCAAACGACTCGTGGACGATGGTTTGATCGAGCTCGAACAGCCGAGCTGA
- a CDS encoding ABC transporter ATP-binding protein gives MSVAIRVSDLTKVYQRYSHRKQFRTLKSALLRGNLVDELRPDQRFIALSGVTFNVRQGSTFAVIGRNGSGKSTLLKVIAGISKPTSGSVTVNGRISALIELGAGFHPEITGRENVFINGIMLGLSKREIHERYDEIVAFAELEDFIEAPVKTYSSGMYMRLGFAVAVHVNPDVLLIDEVLAVGDEAFVHKCLDKISEFRRRGKTILLVTHSLGLVEKMADEALWLDGSRAQMRGDPKKVVDAYLARVTSHEERELREAEARTMDEFGSREAKASAEHEASEVEPTSAFAREKGRWGSQEIEIREVALLAEDGEAKHVFKTGDPLTIRLGLSSSGTVEDFVFGIAIFNADGVCCYGTNTHIEEFTPVSFSGDGEVRFVIPELSLIEGTYFLDVAAHQRDGYPFDYHRALHRFRVRSRTKDVGIYRPGHRWEFKGNIVLKPPSVR, from the coding sequence ATGAGCGTCGCAATCCGCGTTTCCGACCTCACCAAGGTCTACCAGCGCTACAGCCACAGGAAGCAGTTTCGCACCCTGAAGAGCGCCCTCTTGCGAGGTAACCTGGTGGACGAGCTCAGACCGGATCAGCGGTTCATCGCCTTGAGCGGCGTTACCTTCAACGTTCGCCAGGGTTCCACCTTCGCGGTCATCGGTCGAAACGGCTCGGGAAAGAGCACGTTGCTCAAGGTGATCGCCGGCATCTCCAAACCGACATCGGGCTCGGTGACGGTCAACGGACGGATTTCGGCGCTCATCGAGCTCGGCGCCGGCTTCCACCCCGAGATCACGGGACGGGAGAACGTATTCATCAACGGCATCATGCTGGGTCTCAGCAAACGGGAGATCCACGAGCGCTACGACGAGATCGTCGCGTTCGCCGAGCTCGAGGACTTCATCGAAGCTCCCGTCAAAACCTATTCCTCGGGCATGTACATGCGTCTCGGTTTCGCCGTTGCCGTGCACGTGAACCCCGACGTGCTTCTCATCGACGAGGTCCTCGCCGTCGGAGACGAGGCCTTCGTCCACAAATGCCTCGACAAGATCAGCGAGTTTCGTCGCCGGGGCAAGACGATTCTGCTCGTGACTCACAGCCTGGGACTGGTGGAAAAAATGGCTGACGAGGCCCTCTGGCTCGATGGCTCGCGGGCGCAGATGCGCGGCGATCCCAAGAAGGTCGTGGACGCCTATCTCGCCCGGGTCACGAGTCACGAAGAGCGGGAGCTCAGAGAGGCCGAGGCACGCACCATGGACGAGTTCGGTAGTCGTGAGGCCAAGGCCTCCGCCGAGCACGAGGCAAGCGAGGTCGAGCCCACCTCGGCTTTCGCGAGGGAGAAGGGGCGGTGGGGATCTCAGGAGATCGAGATACGAGAGGTCGCTCTCCTCGCCGAGGACGGCGAAGCAAAACACGTGTTCAAAACCGGCGACCCGCTGACCATCCGGCTCGGTCTGAGCTCGAGCGGGACGGTAGAGGATTTCGTCTTCGGGATCGCGATCTTCAACGCCGACGGCGTCTGCTGTTATGGAACGAATACTCATATCGAGGAGTTCACTCCGGTTTCGTTCTCGGGCGATGGCGAAGTGCGCTTCGTAATTCCCGAGCTTTCCCTCATCGAGGGCACCTACTTTCTCGATGTCGCTGCCCATCAGCGAGACGGTTATCCATTCGACTACCATCGCGCGCTCCACCGTTTCCGCGTTCGCTCGCGAACCAAGGACGTCGGTATCTACCGGCCCGGTCATCGATGGGAGTTCAAAGGGAACATCGTATTAAAGCCACCGAGCGTCCGATGA
- a CDS encoding VWA domain-containing protein: MQDAVWSLSLLLSTSAAPAFPQSFEANVERFRFTTSVNAVHLSVTVVNKKGKLVTNLKEEDFRVLEDERIQAVSYFSRGVDAPVDFVILVDASGSMDVTAKSANARNAAVQLIHGLGPEDRVSVYAFDRDLYRVTDFTQSKEDAIGALTRLEPFGSTALYDAVATLSEVVVHEGFGRRAIVVLTDGVDTSSETSVEAAVAKAKGVDLPVYAIRVLSPVDDPGNDLFLGVHGASFRGEDSLRQFTSETGGATFEGSQWGQLVLASARIREELKTQYRIGYVPDNPRTDGGFRRIQVSTRRRGVEVRTRQGYYPRESESGPQPSSASSPNRSPQ; encoded by the coding sequence ATGCAGGATGCGGTGTGGAGTCTCAGCCTTTTGCTCAGTACATCGGCCGCACCTGCGTTCCCACAATCCTTCGAGGCCAACGTCGAACGGTTCCGATTCACGACCTCGGTGAACGCCGTCCACCTCAGCGTCACCGTCGTCAACAAGAAGGGGAAGCTCGTCACCAACCTCAAAGAGGAAGATTTTCGGGTCCTGGAAGACGAGCGAATCCAGGCGGTGTCGTACTTTTCTCGAGGCGTCGACGCTCCCGTGGACTTCGTGATCCTCGTAGACGCCAGCGGTAGCATGGACGTCACCGCCAAGTCCGCCAACGCGAGGAACGCCGCGGTCCAGCTCATTCACGGCCTCGGGCCCGAGGACCGCGTGTCCGTATATGCCTTCGATCGCGATCTCTACCGGGTGACCGATTTCACGCAGAGCAAGGAAGACGCGATCGGCGCTCTCACCCGGCTCGAGCCCTTCGGCTCGACCGCCCTTTACGACGCCGTCGCGACCCTCTCGGAGGTCGTCGTGCACGAGGGGTTCGGCCGCCGGGCCATCGTGGTGCTGACCGATGGGGTCGATACCTCGAGCGAGACCTCCGTCGAGGCGGCGGTCGCTAAGGCCAAAGGGGTGGATCTTCCCGTCTATGCGATTCGCGTTCTTTCGCCGGTCGACGATCCGGGAAACGACCTGTTTCTCGGCGTGCACGGTGCGTCTTTTCGTGGAGAGGACTCCTTGCGGCAGTTCACCTCCGAGACCGGTGGAGCCACATTCGAGGGCAGCCAGTGGGGACAGCTCGTCCTCGCTTCGGCGCGGATTCGCGAAGAGCTCAAAACGCAGTACCGTATCGGATACGTCCCCGACAACCCGAGAACCGACGGCGGCTTCCGCCGTATTCAAGTTTCGACGCGCCGACGTGGTGTCGAGGTTCGCACTCGGCAAGGTTATTACCCCAGAGAGTCGGAATCAGGACCCCAGCCGTCCAGCGCGTCGAGTCCCAACCGCTCGCCGCAATAA
- the rfaE2 gene encoding D-glycero-beta-D-manno-heptose 1-phosphate adenylyltransferase, translating into MSKGRILGREAMVDERSKLRDRGESLVFTNGCFDLLHAGHVRYLERARALGDRLLVAVNTDETVRALKGEGRPVTPLADRMEVLAALRVVDYVIAFDERTPASVIEEILPDVLVKGGDWSLPHIVGRDVVEESGGRVVSLPFESGYSTTSLLERIRSRFRPE; encoded by the coding sequence ATGAGTAAGGGCAGGATCCTCGGCCGGGAGGCAATGGTCGACGAGCGAAGCAAGTTGCGAGACCGAGGAGAATCGCTCGTCTTCACCAATGGATGTTTCGACCTCCTTCACGCGGGACACGTTCGCTATCTGGAGCGGGCCCGCGCCCTCGGCGATCGCCTCCTCGTTGCCGTAAACACCGACGAGACGGTCCGAGCGCTCAAAGGCGAAGGAAGACCGGTCACACCTCTGGCCGACCGAATGGAAGTCCTGGCGGCGCTTCGGGTCGTCGACTACGTCATCGCATTCGACGAGCGGACTCCGGCTTCCGTGATCGAAGAAATCCTCCCTGACGTTCTGGTGAAAGGTGGAGATTGGAGCCTGCCCCACATCGTGGGCCGTGACGTCGTGGAGGAGAGCGGCGGTCGCGTCGTGTCACTCCCGTTCGAGTCCGGCTACTCGACCACGAGCCTGCTCGAGCGGATCCGGTCGAGATTTCGTCCCGAGTAA